From Bradyrhizobium sp. sBnM-33:
AGCTTCAAAGCCAACAAGAACAATGAGGCCTTCATCGACCGTATCTGCGTCATCAAGGTGCCGTACGTCCTGCGGGTCACCGAAGAACAGAAGATTTACGAGAAGCTGATCCAGGGTTCCGAACTGGCCACGGCGCCGTGCGCTCCGGCCACATTGGAAACGATGGCGCGCTTCTCGGTGATGTCGCGGTTGCGCAAGCACGAGAATTCAACTGTGTTTGCCAAGATGCGGATCTACGACGGTGAAAGCCTGAAGGAATCCGATCCGAAGGCGCGCAGCGTCCAGGAATACAGGGATGCTGCCGGCGTCGATGAAGGCATGGACGGCGTCTCGACCCGCTTCGCCTTCAAAGTTCTCGCCGCAACCTTCAACCACGACACCAATGAGGTAGGTGCCGACGCGGTCCATCTGATGTACACGCTGGAGCAGGCGATCCGGCGCGAGCAGCTTCCCGACGAAGTCGAGAAGCGTTACCTCGAATTCATCAAGGCCGAGCTGGCGCCGCGCTACGCCGAATTCATCGGGCATGAAATCCAGAAGGCCTATCTCGAATCCTATTCGGATTACGGCCAGAACCTGTTCGATCGCTATGTCGACTATGCCGATGCCTGGATCGAGGATCAGGACTTCAAGGATCCCGACACCGGACAACTGCTCGATCGCGACCTGCTCAATCAGGAGCTGACGAAGATCGAAAAGCCGGCCGGCATCGCCAATCCCAAGGACTTCCGCAACGAGGTCGTCAAGTTCTCGCTGCGGTCGCGTGCGCAGAACGGCGGCAAGAATCCGTCATGGACCAGTTACGAGAAGATCCGGGAAGTGATAGAGAAGCGGATATTCTCCCAGGTTGAGGACCTGCTTCCCGTCATTTCGTTCGGCTCCAAGAAGGACGGTGACACTGAGAAGAAACATACCGAGTTTGTCGCGCGCATGGTCGAGCGCGGCTATACCGAGCGGCAAGTCCGCAGGCTGGTCGAGTGGTACATGCGCGTAAAACAGGCTGGCTGAGGCGGATGAAAACGTGGCTATTCACATCGTCGACCGGCGCCTGAATCCAGGCAGCAAGAGTCTTGAGAATCGCCAGCGCTTTCTGCGCAGGGCCAAGGCGCTGGTCCAGGGAGCTGTGAAAAAATCGTCGCAGAGCCGGGACATCAAGGATGTCCTGGAAGGCGGCGAGGTCAGCGTCCCGATCGACGGCATGGACGAGCCGCGCTTTCGCCGCGAAGGCGGCACGCGCGACATGGTGCTGCCTGGAAACAAGAAGTTCGTCGAAGGTGATATCCTTCCGCGACCGAACCAGAGCGGCGGCAAGGGAAGAGGGGCGGGCGAGGGCGACAGCGAAGATACGTTCCGCTTCGTTCTCAGCCGCGACGAGTTTGTTGACCTGTTCCTGGACGACCTGGAACTGCCCGATCTTGCCAAGCGAAAGCTGGCCGAGGTGGAGAGCGAAGGCATTCGCCGCGCCGGTTACACAACATCCGGATCGCCTGCCAACATCTCGGTGAGCCGAACGGTAAGTCGCGCTCTGGCGCGGCGCGTTGCGCTACGGCGGCCGAGACCGGAGGTGCTGGAGGCCCTCGAAGCGGAGCTTTTGGATTGCACCGAGGAGGAGCGTCGCGCCGAACTCATGGCCGAGATCGACGCCCTGAAGTCAAAGATGCGCCGCATCCCGTTCATCGATCCGATCGACATCCGGTACCGGCGTTTCGAGACGGTACCGAAGCCCGTGGCGCAGGCCGTGATGTTCTGCCTGATGGACGTCTCCGGTTCGATGACCGAGCATATGAAGGATCTCGCCAAGCGCTTCTATATGCTGCTCTACGTCTTCCTGAAGCGGCGGTATCGCCACGTCGAGATCGTTTTCATCCGGCATACCGACCGGGCCGAAGAGGTCGACGAGCAGACGTTCTTTTACGGGCCGGCTTCCGGCGGCACGCTGGTCTCAAGCGCGTTGCAGGCGATGCATGAAATTGTGCGGTCGCGGTTCCGGCCGGCGGACTGGAACATCTACGCTGCACAGGCTTCCGACGGGGACAATTCCTACGCGGACGGGGAAGTCGCGAGCCGGCTCCTCACCGACAACATCCTGCCGGTCACCCAGTTTTTTGCCTACCTGGAAGTCGGCCAGGAAAACGGCCTATCCTACGAAATGCCCAATTCGGCGCTCTGGACCCTCTACGAGGGCCTGCGCGCCAGCGGCGCGCCGCTGTCGATGCGCAAGGTCAACGAGCGCAGCGAGATTTTCCCGGTGTTTCACGACCTTTTCCAGCGTCGTGGCCCGCAGGAAAGGACCGCATCATGACCGCGACTGACCAGTTGCTGTTCGAGGGTGCCGACTGGAATTTCCGGACGCTGCAGCGGATTTGCGATGCGTGCGAGCAGGTTGCGGTGCAAGAATTGGGGCTCGACGTCTATCCCAACCAGATCGAGGTCATCACCGCCGAGCAGATGCTGGACGCCTATTCATCCGTCGGCATGCCGCTGTTCTACAAGCATTGGTCGTTCGGCAAGCATTTTGCCTTTCAGGAGGCGTCCTACCGCAAGGGGCTAATGGGTCTGGCCTACGAGATCGTCATCAACTCCTCGCCGTGCATATCCTACCTGATGGAGGAAAACACCGCGACGATGCAGACGCTCGTCATCGCGCATGCCGCTTTCGGCCACAATCATTTCTTCAAGAACAACTATCTATTCAAGCAATGGACCGACGCCGACGGCATCCTCGATTATCTCGAGTTCGCCAAGCGCTACGTGGCGCATTGCGAGGAGCGCCATGGCCGGCTGGCGGTCGAGCATACGCTCGACGCTGCGCACGCCCTGATGTCGCACGGCATCGACCGCTATCCCGGCAAGAAGAGCCTCGATCTACGCGCGGAGGAAAAGCGGGCGGGCAGGCGCCGTGCCCATGAGGAGAGCGCCTTCAACGATCTGTGGCGTACCGTTCCGACCGGCCCGGCCAAGAGCAACGCGATACTGGACGTCGAGCGCCGCCGTCAGATGCTCGGTCTGCCGCAGGAAAATCTGCTGTATTTTCTCGAGAAGACGGCGCCGCGGTTGAAGCCCTGGCAACGCGAGATACTCCGGATCGTGCGGCACATCGCGCAGTATTTCTATCCGCAGAGCCAGACCAAGGTGATGAACGAGGGCACGGCGACCTACGTTCACTATCGCATCATAAGCCGGCTGCACGAGCAGGGACGGCTGACGGACGGCAACTTCCTGGAATTCCTGCAGTCGCACACCAACGTCGTGTTCCAGCCCGAATTCGACGATCCGCGCTATTCCGGCTTCAATCCCTATGCGCTGGGATTTGCGATGATGCAGGACATCCAGCGCATCGTCACTGATCCGGACGACGAGGATCGCGAGTGGTTCCCGGATATCGCCGGGAAGGGCGATGCGATGGGCGTGCTGCGCGACATCTGGGCCAATTATCGCGATGAAAGCTTCATCAGCCAGTTCATGAGCCCGCGGCTGATGCGGCACTTCCGCATGTTCCATCTGCATGACGATCCACAAGAGCGCTCCGGCATCCTGGTCGATGCCATCCACGACGAGCGCGGCTATCGCCGGCTCCGGCGCGAACTGGCGCGGCAGTACGATGTCGGTTTCATCGACCCCAACATCGAAGTCGTCGACGTCGACCTTGCAGGCGATCGCCGCCTGATGCTGCGCCATACCGTGGTAAAGGGCGCCCAGCTTAGCGAAGCCGACACCAAGCGCGTGCTGCAGCACCTTGCCGATCTCTGGACCTACGACGTGTCCCTCGTCGAGGTCGATACGTCGTCCGACAAGGTCTTGAAGGAGTACGTTGCGCACCCGCGGAACATCGCCGCGGTAGCCTAGCCAGGTTTACCGCGTCATGAACCCTCATGGTGAGGAGCGCAAAGCGCGTCTCGAACCATGAGGCCCCACCTGTGGCCTACATCCTTCGAGGCGCCCGCTCCGCAGGCTCCTCAGGATGAGGTTTGAGCAGCTTTAGCGCAGCTTAACTACCGCAGGCTGGCGTTGATTTTTTCCAGCGCCGCCGAGCCGGGGCACAGGTCCTTCGCCTCCAGCGTATTGAGCGGCGTCTCGACGGTGTCGAGATGGGCGTGGAGGTCTTCCGCGTCCGGATCGACATAGAGCAGCCCGGTGACGACCTGGCCTTTGGCGGCGTGTTTCTGCAGGAACGTCATCGCCGCCAGACGATCGTTGGCGTCGTAGTCGGCGTCGATCTTGCGCAGCGCCAGCCGCGTGCCGTCATGCTGTTCGACCACCTGCACCGTGCCCGGCGCATATTCGACGGTGATCGGGTCGCGGCCGGTGAGGACGTCGAGGCGGTTGACCGCATCGTTATGCTCGCGGACATAGTCAAAGCTCTTGGTCGAGCCGGCGTGATTGTTGAAGGCGATGCAGGGGCTGATCACGTCGATGAACGCAGCGCCCTTGTGCCGGATCGCAGCCGCAATCAGCGGCACGAGTTGGCTCTTGTCGCCGGAGAAGCTGCGCGCCACGAAGCTAGCACCCAATTGTAGCGCGATCGCCACCAGGTCGATGGCGTTGTCGGTGTTTATCACGCCCTTTTTCGACTTCGAGCCTCGATCGGCGGTCGCCGAAAATTGCCCCTTGGTCAGGCCGTACACGCCGTTGTTCTCGACGATATAGGTCATGTTGACCCCGCGCCGGATCGAATGCGCGAACTGGCCGAAGCCGATCGAGGCGCTATCGCCGTCGCCGGAAACGCCGAGATAGATCAGATCACGGTTGGCGAGGTTGGCACCGGTCAGCACCGACGGCATGCGGCCGTGCACCGAGTTGAAGCCGTGCGAATTGCCGAGGAAATAGTCCGGCGTCTTCGACGAGCAGCCGATGCCGGAGATTTTTGCCACCCGGTGCGGCTCGATCGAGAGCTCATAGCAGGCCTCGATGATCGAGGCGGTGATCGAATCGTGACCGCAGCCGGCACACAGCGTCGAAACTTTCCCCTCGTAATCCCGGTGGGTATAGCCGAGTTCGTTCTTCGGCAGGCCCGGATGCTGGAATTTCGGTTTTGCAATGTAGGTCATGACACGGCCTTGCGGAGAGGGGTCACTTTCAGGTGGTCCTGGTGGTCGCCGATCGCGTTGGCGATAAAGCGCGCCGTGATCGGCGTGCCGTCATAGTGCAAGATCGGCACCAGCCGGACCGGATCGATGCCGTTCTCGTTGACGATCAGCTGCCGAAGCTGGCCGTCGCGATTCTGCTCGACCACGTACACGAAATCATGGTCGGCGATGAAGCTCGCCACGCTGGAATGGAACGGGAAGGCGCGAATGCGCATGCGGTCGAGCTGATGCCCGCGCGCTTCCAACAGCCCAATCGCCTCGTCCATCGCGGGCGACGTCGAGCCGAAATAGATCACGCCGTATTTGGTCGGCTTGGCGGCGTTGGCCTGCAACGGCCGCGGCACCATGTCCTGCGCCGTTTCGAACTTGCGCACCAGCCGCTGCATGTTGTCGGCGTAGATTGCGCCTTCCTCCGAATAGCGCGCGTAGCGGTCGCGCGAGGTGCCACGGGTGAAGAACGAGCCTTTGGTGGGGTGCGTGCCCGGATAGGTGCGGTAGGGAATGCCGTCGCCGTCGACGTCGAGATAGCGGCCGAAGTCGCGGCCCGGCTCATCGAGCATTTCAGCGGTCATCACCTTGCCGCGGTCGTATTGCCGGGCGTCGTCCCACTTCAGCGGGCGGCAGAGTCGGTGGTTCATGCCGATGTCAAGGTCGAGCATCAGGAAGATCATGGTTTGCAGCCGGTCGGCGAGATCGAACGACTGCGCCGCGAATTCGAACGCTTCGGCCGGATCTTCCGGGAATAGCAGGACGTGCTTGGTGTCGCCGTGCGAGGCATAGGCGCAGGCGATGATGTCGCATTGTTGCGTTCGCGTCGGCATGCCCGTCGAAGGGCCGGCGCGCTGGATGTTCATGATCACGGCCGGAATTTCCGCGAAGTAGGACAGGCCGATGAATTCGGTCATCAAGGAAATGCCGGGGCCGGAGGTTGCGGTAAAGGCCCGCGCGCCATTCCAGGAGGCGCCGATCACGATGCCGATGGATGCGAGCTCATCCTCGCCTTGCACGATCGCGTATTTCGCCTTGCCCGTCTCAGGGTCGTGCCGCAGCTTCTTGCAGTGGCTCGTGAAGGCTTCCGCCACCGACGACGAGGGCGTGATCGGATACCAGGCGCAGACGGTGGCGCCGCCATAGACCGCCCCTAGCGCAGCCGCGCTGTTGCCTTCGATGAAGATGCGCTCGCCGACCTTGTCTGATTTCTTCACCCGCAGACCGATCGGGTATTTCAGGTTCTGCAGCGCCCAGTCGCGGCCGAGATGCAGCGCGTGGACGTTCGAGGAAAGCAGCTTTTCCTTGCCCTTGTACTGCTCGCCGATGAGCTGCTCGACCAGCTTCGGGTCCATGTCGAGCAGGGCGCAGAGCGCGCCGAGATAGATGATGTTCTTGAAGAGCTGGCGCTGGCGCGGATCGGTATAGGTCGAGTTGGTGATCGCAGTCAGCGGCACGCCGATCACGGTGATGTCGGTGCGGAATTTCGACGACGGCATCGGTTTGGTCGAATCGTAAAACAGATAGCCGCCGGGCTCGATCGAGGCGACGTCCTTGTCCCAGGTCTGCGGGTTCATCGCTACCATCAAATCGACGCCGCCGCGGGCGCCGAGATGGCCGGCCTCCGTCACGCGCACCTCATACCAGGTCGGAAGCCCCTGGATGTTGGAGGGGAAGATATTGCGCGGTGAGACCGGCACGCCGTGGCGCAGGATCGAGCGCGCGAACAGCTCGTTGGCGCTCGCCGAACCCGAGCCGTTGACGTTGGCGAAGCGGACGACGAAGTCGTTTACGCTGCTGATCGGGCTTTGGACTGACATGTTGATCCCGCGTAAGTCATATCGATGAGGTACTTTTGCATGTCCCAGGCGCCGGTGGGGCAGCGCTCGGCACACAGCCCGCAATGCAGGCAGACGTCTTCATCCTTCACCATGACGCGGCCGGTCTTTAGCCCTTCGGCGACATAGAGCGCCTGGTCGTGATGCGGCGACGGCGCTTTCAGCCGCTGCCGCAGGTCGTCCTCCTCGCCGTTCTCTGTAAACGTGATGCAATCCATCGGGCAGATGTCGACGCAGGCGTCGCATTCGATGCAGGCGGGCGCCGAGAATATGGTCTGCACGTCGCAGTTCAGGCAGCGCTGCGCCTCGCCGAGCGCGAGCTTGACGTCATAGCCGAGCTCGACCTCGGCCTTGATGTCCTTTAGCGCGATCACCTTGTCGCGATGCGGCACCTTGTAGCGCTTGTCGCCGGAGATGTCGTTGTCGTAGCTCCACTCGTGAATGCCCATCTTCTGTGAGGAGATTTGCACTTCGGGAAGCGGGCGCTCATTGATGTCTTCGCCCGAGATCATCTTGTGGATCGACAGCGCGGCGTCGTGGCCGTGCGCCACCGCCCAGATGATGTTCTTCGGGCCGAAGGCAGCATCGCCGCCAAAGAACACTTTCGGATTGGTCGATACGAACGTCTTGGGATCGACCTGCGGCATGTTCCATTTATCGAACTCGATGCCGCAGTCGCGCTCGATCCAGGGGAACGCGTTCTCCTGGCCGACGGCGACCAGCACGTCGTCGCAAGGGATGGTCTGGTCCGGCTCGCCCGAGGGCACCAGGTTACGACGTCCCTTGGCGTCGTATTCGGCCCTCACCTTCTGGAAGGTAACGCCGATCAGCTTGCCGCTTACATGCTTGAACGACACCGGCACCATGTAATTGAGGATCGGAATATCCTCGTGAAGGGCGTCTTCCTTCTCCCATGGGCTTGCCTTCATCTCCTCGAAGCCGGAGCGCACGATCACCTTGACGTCCTCGCCGCCGAGTCGGCGCGCGGTGCGGCAACAATCCATCGCGGTGTTGCCGCCGCCGAGCACGATCACGCGGCGACCGATCTTTTCGACATGGCCGAACGAGACCGATGCCAGCCATTCGATGCCGATGTGGATATTGGCGGCAGCTTCCTTGCGGCCGGGGATGTCGAGCTCGCGGCCGCGCGGCGCGCCGGAGCCGATAAAGATCGCGTCGTAGTTCTCGCTTAGCAGCTTCTTCAGGCTGTCTATGCGGTGGCCGCCCTTGAACTCGACGCCGAGATTGAGGATGTAATCGGTCTCCTCGTCGATCACCGAATCCGGCAGGCGGAACTTTGGAATCTGGCTCCGCATCATGCCGCCCGCCTTGGGATCGGCATCGAACACGGTGCAGTGATAGCCGAGCGGCGCGAGGTCGCGCGCCACCGCCAGCGAAGCAGGACCGCCGCCGACCAGCGCGATGCGCCTGCCGTTCTTTGCGAGCGGCTTCGGCATGCGGTGTTTGACGTCATCCTTAAAGTCGGCGGCAACACGCTTCAGGCGGCAGATCGCAACCGGGTTTTCCTCGACGCGGCCGCGCCGGCAGGCGGGCTCGCATGGTCGATCGCAGGTGCGTCCCAGAATTCCGGGAAACACATTCGATTTCCAGTTGACCATGTAGGCGTCGCTGTAACGCCCCTCGGCAATCAAACGGATGTACTCGGGAACCGGGGTGTGTGCGGGGCAGGCCCATTGGCAATCGACGACTTTGTGAAAGTAGTCTGGCGCCGAGATATCAGTCGGTTTCATTCCTACCTTGTCCGCGCCAGCAACCGCAACGCGGCCTTATTTTGCCTGCGAACGCTTACGAAGCGTTCTTGTGGTTTTTGAATTGGATCATCGGCTTATCTTATTAGAGCCATTCCAGAGCTGGCACAAAGGCAATTTTGCGCGATCTCTAGCTTTCAATTGCATGGAGACGTGGATTTGGCGTCGCAGCGTTGATGTGGCGCTGCAGCATGTGCAGTGCAGCTTTGCTTTAATGCTGAAACGGCAGACGTCAGGTCAGCCGCAGCGCAGCTCCGGCTGTCGCAAGAATGACCACGACAATCCATGGCGGCAGCTTCCAGACCGTCAGCAGCAGGAAGCCCGCCAACGCGACGGCGAAGTCACGTGGTGTGAGCACAGCGCTGGTCCAGACCGGATTGTAGAGCGCGGCGCCAAGGATGCCGACGACCGCGGCATTGGTGCCGCGCATCGCGGCCTGGGCTTTGGGGCGCAGCCGCAGCGCGTCCCAGAACGGCAGCATGCCGTAGACCAGCAGCAGTCCCGGCAGGGACAAGGCGATGAGCGCAATCGAAGCGCCGGCGAGCCCGTTGGGGGCGGGTTCTGCGACGGCGCCGAGATAGGCCGCGAACGTGAACAGCGGTCCGGGCACCGCTTGCGCCATGCCGTAGCCGGCGAGGAAATCCGCGTTGCTGACCCAGCCCGGCGTTACGACTTCCGCCTGCAATAGCGGCAGCACGACATGGCCGCCGCCGAACACCAGGGCGCCGGAACGATAGAAGGCGTCGAACAGGGCAAGCCCTTGCGAGCCGGTTTTTGCCGTCACCAAGGGCGTGACCAGGAACAGAATTGCGAACAGCACGAGTGCGGCCATGCCGTGTCGAGGTGACACGGAAAAGCCGAGCTGGCCCGTTGCCGTGGGCCCATCAGCGCGACACAGCCAGAGCCCGGCCAGCGCCCCGAGCGCGATCGCGCCGATCTGCCCAAACGATCCGCCGATGAACACCACGATTGCAACAGCGGCGAGCGCGATGGCAGCCCGTTCGCGGTCCGGCGTCAGGCTGTTTGCCATGCCCCAGATCGCCTGCGCGACCACGGCGACCGCGACCAGCTTCAGGCCGTGGAGAAGGCCCTCCGCGAACGGGCCCGTGAGGGCTGTCGCACTGACTGCGAAGGCAAACATGATGAGCGCGGATGGCATCGTGAAAGCGAACCACGCTGCCAGCCCGCCGAGTAGGCCGTTGCCGCGAAGGATGCCAAGCGTAAAGCCGACCTGGCTGGAGGCCGGGCCCGGCAAGAACTGGCAGAGCGCAACGATATCGGCGTAGCTGCTTTCACTCAGCCATTTCCGCCGCTCGACGAATTCCGCCCTGAAGTAGCCGAGATGCGCGATTGGCCCGCCGAACGATGTCAGCCCCAGTTTGAGGAAGGCGGCGAAAATCTCGGCGATACGGCCCGCGGACTTTTCCGCCATGCATCTCAACTCCAGTTACGGTTGAAAATACCGGGAACCGGTAACGTCACCAAGCGCATCCTCAACCGATTGGTCGCCCAGCACCTAGAGAGCGCTTCGGGGCGATCATCACACATCTGAGAAAGAACATCAGCAAGGTAATTGAAAGCGATGCTAGAGACTTCGGCGGAAGTTCTCATCCGCCTTATCAAGGCCTTCGACCATTAGGAGAAGAAGAATCGAAGCCAAGTCGCGCAAGCACTGGCCGTGGGGCCCGCTTCGAACCGAGCAGCGCTTGCCAAAAGGCAAATTCCCGGCCACCGCTTTACACACATTGCGTTAACAGCGTCTTCATCGGTGGTCTCTTACCGGCGTATTCGACGCATGCTGTTTGGAACGGCCGGCACAGCGCTATATCAGGGATTCCTGTCGAGCCGCGCCAGCCGGGTCGGATGGCCGCCCAAGCTCTCCGCACCCATCGGTAGCAGCGAAAGCGTCTAGCCGATATCGCTCTTCGCCAGATCCCACATCAGCCGGTAGATTCCGCTCGAGACCACGAGCGGCTTCAATGCGATATTGCCGCTGAAGCGCAGCATTGCCTCAGGCACCGCATCCACACCCGTCGCATCGATCAATACGAACCAATCGCCGGCGCCGGGATTGGGCGTGGAGGGATCGTCGGTGATCGGCTTCGACAGCGCCGGGTCGCTCTCGATCAAGTGCAGGGAGATGATGCCGTCGAGCTGGGTGGGATCGAGTTGCTCGACAAGCGCAGCACGCAGTTTGTCCTCGCCGCCGGCCTGGGGACGCAGCCGGACAATGCCGAGCGCAGCGCCGCGGCCGGTGCCGCGGCTGACCGTGATGCGTGCCACCGCCCGGATCATGTTCTGGAAGCGGGCGATGTTGGCCTTTGACCACGCCGTCTGGTTCGCCAGGGCGGTGCGATAGGCCGGGCTGTCCAGCACCTCGAAGCTTTCAGTGGAATAAAGGCTGAGATATTTCGGGTTGCCATCATGCGCGACATAGCGGCGGGCTTCGAGAAAACCATCTATGGCGACGCGCTCTTCGAGATGTTCGCGATCATACCAGCGGTTGAACTCGGCTTCGTGCTCGGCATCGATATTCATCGACGTCAGCAGCATGCCCTTTCCGGCGATCGGCATTTTATTGTTCCTGTTTGCCAGTTCTCGACGCCATGTCCGCGGTTGCCTTCATCACGGCGTCGCGGACGCCGGGATCGTACAGCGTGTGGCCGGCGCCCTCGACAAAGCGGATTTCGGCTTCCTGCCACACGGCAGCAAGCGCATGCGAGGTCGCAGGCGGGCACAGCAGGTCGTAGCGGCCCTGCACGATGATGCCGGGGATGCCTTTAAGCTTGTCCGCTTCGCGCAACAATCGGCTCGGCTGCATGAAGCAGTCATTGGCGAAGTAGTGCGCTTCCATAAACGGCGTGGCCGGCATGTTACGCGACGAATTCAGCGCCGGCAGATCGAGCCGCGTACGGTTCGGCGTGTGTTCGGAAAGAATGCGTTCGGTTTCGCCCCATGCCCGAGCGGCAGGAATATGCACGTCGGGATTGGAATCGAGGATACGGCGGAAATAGGCCTGCAGCGGTTGCGCGCGCTCGCCTTCGGGCAGCACGCTCATGAAGTCGTCGTAAAGCCCGGGATAGAACCGAGGCAGCACTTTTAGAAAACCGTTCTCGATTTCCTCGATCGTGCCCAGGAAAGTAGCGCGAAGCACGATGCCGCTGATGCGGTCGGGATGGGCCTGCGCATAGGCCAGCGCCAGAGTCGCGCCCCAGGAGCCGCCGACGATCATCCAGCGCTCAAAGCCAAATTTCTCGCGGATCATTTCCATATCCGCGATCAGATGCGGCAAGGTGTTGGCTTCGCGACGACCTTTGG
This genomic window contains:
- a CDS encoding SpoVR family protein codes for the protein MTATDQLLFEGADWNFRTLQRICDACEQVAVQELGLDVYPNQIEVITAEQMLDAYSSVGMPLFYKHWSFGKHFAFQEASYRKGLMGLAYEIVINSSPCISYLMEENTATMQTLVIAHAAFGHNHFFKNNYLFKQWTDADGILDYLEFAKRYVAHCEERHGRLAVEHTLDAAHALMSHGIDRYPGKKSLDLRAEEKRAGRRRAHEESAFNDLWRTVPTGPAKSNAILDVERRRQMLGLPQENLLYFLEKTAPRLKPWQREILRIVRHIAQYFYPQSQTKVMNEGTATYVHYRIISRLHEQGRLTDGNFLEFLQSHTNVVFQPEFDDPRYSGFNPYALGFAMMQDIQRIVTDPDDEDREWFPDIAGKGDAMGVLRDIWANYRDESFISQFMSPRLMRHFRMFHLHDDPQERSGILVDAIHDERGYRRLRRELARQYDVGFIDPNIEVVDVDLAGDRRLMLRHTVVKGAQLSEADTKRVLQHLADLWTYDVSLVEVDTSSDKVLKEYVAHPRNIAAVA
- a CDS encoding YeaH/YhbH family protein; translation: MAIHIVDRRLNPGSKSLENRQRFLRRAKALVQGAVKKSSQSRDIKDVLEGGEVSVPIDGMDEPRFRREGGTRDMVLPGNKKFVEGDILPRPNQSGGKGRGAGEGDSEDTFRFVLSRDEFVDLFLDDLELPDLAKRKLAEVESEGIRRAGYTTSGSPANISVSRTVSRALARRVALRRPRPEVLEALEAELLDCTEEERRAELMAEIDALKSKMRRIPFIDPIDIRYRRFETVPKPVAQAVMFCLMDVSGSMTEHMKDLAKRFYMLLYVFLKRRYRHVEIVFIRHTDRAEEVDEQTFFYGPASGGTLVSSALQAMHEIVRSRFRPADWNIYAAQASDGDNSYADGEVASRLLTDNILPVTQFFAYLEVGQENGLSYEMPNSALWTLYEGLRASGAPLSMRKVNERSEIFPVFHDLFQRRGPQERTAS
- a CDS encoding FAD-dependent oxidoreductase, encoding MKPTDISAPDYFHKVVDCQWACPAHTPVPEYIRLIAEGRYSDAYMVNWKSNVFPGILGRTCDRPCEPACRRGRVEENPVAICRLKRVAADFKDDVKHRMPKPLAKNGRRIALVGGGPASLAVARDLAPLGYHCTVFDADPKAGGMMRSQIPKFRLPDSVIDEETDYILNLGVEFKGGHRIDSLKKLLSENYDAIFIGSGAPRGRELDIPGRKEAAANIHIGIEWLASVSFGHVEKIGRRVIVLGGGNTAMDCCRTARRLGGEDVKVIVRSGFEEMKASPWEKEDALHEDIPILNYMVPVSFKHVSGKLIGVTFQKVRAEYDAKGRRNLVPSGEPDQTIPCDDVLVAVGQENAFPWIERDCGIEFDKWNMPQVDPKTFVSTNPKVFFGGDAAFGPKNIIWAVAHGHDAALSIHKMISGEDINERPLPEVQISSQKMGIHEWSYDNDISGDKRYKVPHRDKVIALKDIKAEVELGYDVKLALGEAQRCLNCDVQTIFSAPACIECDACVDICPMDCITFTENGEEDDLRQRLKAPSPHHDQALYVAEGLKTGRVMVKDEDVCLHCGLCAERCPTGAWDMQKYLIDMTYAGSTCQSKARSAA
- a CDS encoding 2-oxoacid:acceptor oxidoreductase subunit alpha, producing the protein MSVQSPISSVNDFVVRFANVNGSGSASANELFARSILRHGVPVSPRNIFPSNIQGLPTWYEVRVTEAGHLGARGGVDLMVAMNPQTWDKDVASIEPGGYLFYDSTKPMPSSKFRTDITVIGVPLTAITNSTYTDPRQRQLFKNIIYLGALCALLDMDPKLVEQLIGEQYKGKEKLLSSNVHALHLGRDWALQNLKYPIGLRVKKSDKVGERIFIEGNSAAALGAVYGGATVCAWYPITPSSSVAEAFTSHCKKLRHDPETGKAKYAIVQGEDELASIGIVIGASWNGARAFTATSGPGISLMTEFIGLSYFAEIPAVIMNIQRAGPSTGMPTRTQQCDIIACAYASHGDTKHVLLFPEDPAEAFEFAAQSFDLADRLQTMIFLMLDLDIGMNHRLCRPLKWDDARQYDRGKVMTAEMLDEPGRDFGRYLDVDGDGIPYRTYPGTHPTKGSFFTRGTSRDRYARYSEEGAIYADNMQRLVRKFETAQDMVPRPLQANAAKPTKYGVIYFGSTSPAMDEAIGLLEARGHQLDRMRIRAFPFHSSVASFIADHDFVYVVEQNRDGQLRQLIVNENGIDPVRLVPILHYDGTPITARFIANAIGDHQDHLKVTPLRKAVS
- a CDS encoding 2-oxoacid:ferredoxin oxidoreductase subunit beta translates to MTYIAKPKFQHPGLPKNELGYTHRDYEGKVSTLCAGCGHDSITASIIEACYELSIEPHRVAKISGIGCSSKTPDYFLGNSHGFNSVHGRMPSVLTGANLANRDLIYLGVSGDGDSASIGFGQFAHSIRRGVNMTYIVENNGVYGLTKGQFSATADRGSKSKKGVINTDNAIDLVAIALQLGASFVARSFSGDKSQLVPLIAAAIRHKGAAFIDVISPCIAFNNHAGSTKSFDYVREHNDAVNRLDVLTGRDPITVEYAPGTVQVVEQHDGTRLALRKIDADYDANDRLAAMTFLQKHAAKGQVVTGLLYVDPDAEDLHAHLDTVETPLNTLEAKDLCPGSAALEKINASLR
- the chrA gene encoding chromate efflux transporter, yielding MAEKSAGRIAEIFAAFLKLGLTSFGGPIAHLGYFRAEFVERRKWLSESSYADIVALCQFLPGPASSQVGFTLGILRGNGLLGGLAAWFAFTMPSALIMFAFAVSATALTGPFAEGLLHGLKLVAVAVVAQAIWGMANSLTPDRERAAIALAAVAIVVFIGGSFGQIGAIALGALAGLWLCRADGPTATGQLGFSVSPRHGMAALVLFAILFLVTPLVTAKTGSQGLALFDAFYRSGALVFGGGHVVLPLLQAEVVTPGWVSNADFLAGYGMAQAVPGPLFTFAAYLGAVAEPAPNGLAGASIALIALSLPGLLLVYGMLPFWDALRLRPKAQAAMRGTNAAVVGILGAALYNPVWTSAVLTPRDFAVALAGFLLLTVWKLPPWIVVVILATAGAALRLT
- a CDS encoding PrkA family serine protein kinase; translated protein: MYNDSLFNAFARSFEARSQTDMSMAEYLESCRNDPMLYANATERLLAAIGEPQMIDTAKDSRLGRIFLNRTMRVYPAFAGFYGMEDTIERIVGFFRHAAQGLEERKQILYLLGPVGGGKSSLAERLKSLMEVHPIYVLKAGDELSPVFESPLSLFDPDSLGPMLEEKYGIPRRRLTGLMSPWCYKRLEAFGGDISQFRVARIQPSRLRQIAIAKTEPGDENNQDISSLVGKVDIRKLETFAQNDPDAYSYSGGLNRANQGILEFVEMFKAPIKMLHPLLTATQEGNYIGTENIGAIPFTGVILAHSNEAEWTSFKANKNNEAFIDRICVIKVPYVLRVTEEQKIYEKLIQGSELATAPCAPATLETMARFSVMSRLRKHENSTVFAKMRIYDGESLKESDPKARSVQEYRDAAGVDEGMDGVSTRFAFKVLAATFNHDTNEVGADAVHLMYTLEQAIRREQLPDEVEKRYLEFIKAELAPRYAEFIGHEIQKAYLESYSDYGQNLFDRYVDYADAWIEDQDFKDPDTGQLLDRDLLNQELTKIEKPAGIANPKDFRNEVVKFSLRSRAQNGGKNPSWTSYEKIREVIEKRIFSQVEDLLPVISFGSKKDGDTEKKHTEFVARMVERGYTERQVRRLVEWYMRVKQAG